The Pseudomonas parafulva genome includes a window with the following:
- the elbB gene encoding isoprenoid biosynthesis glyoxalase ElbB — protein sequence MTKKVAVILSGCGVYDGAEIHESVITLLRLDQRGAQVQCFAPNIAQMHVIDHLTGNEMPESRNVLVESARIARGDVKDIREARVEDFDALIVPGGFGAAKNLSDFAVKGADCTVNPDVLALAEAFAAACKPVGLICISPALAAKIYGPGVVCTIGNDADTAEAVVKMGGTHEECDVHDIVEDPQRKLVTTPAYMSAKTISEAASGIYKLVDRVLELTHE from the coding sequence ATGACAAAAAAAGTGGCGGTGATTCTTTCTGGCTGTGGCGTTTATGACGGTGCAGAAATTCACGAAAGTGTGATCACCCTGCTGCGCCTGGACCAACGCGGCGCGCAGGTGCAGTGCTTTGCACCGAACATCGCGCAGATGCATGTCATCGACCACCTGACCGGCAACGAGATGCCCGAGTCGCGCAACGTGCTGGTGGAATCTGCCCGTATTGCGCGTGGCGATGTGAAAGACATCCGTGAGGCGCGCGTCGAGGACTTCGACGCGTTGATCGTTCCGGGCGGCTTTGGCGCAGCCAAGAACCTCTCGGACTTTGCCGTAAAAGGCGCAGACTGCACTGTCAATCCGGATGTCCTGGCGTTGGCCGAGGCGTTCGCCGCTGCCTGCAAGCCAGTTGGCCTGATCTGTATCTCGCCTGCACTGGCTGCCAAGATCTATGGCCCTGGCGTGGTCTGCACCATCGGTAACGACGCCGATACCGCTGAGGCCGTCGTCAAGATGGGCGGCACCCACGAAGAATGCGACGTGCACGACATCGTCGAGGACCCGCAGCGCAAACTGGTGACCACTCCCGCCTACATGTCGGCAAAGACCATCAGCGAAGCCGCTAGCGGGATCTACAAGCTGGTTGATCGCGTGCTGGAGCTGACCCACGAGTAA
- the rnk gene encoding nucleoside diphosphate kinase regulator, with amino-acid sequence MSTKPSLILTRLDVQRLERLLDSLDESTPGVLALSGELDRAEQVVGHDEVPAGVVTMNSRVHCREQASGKDYHLTLVYPKDAGPDGKVSVLAPIGCALLGLSVGEQIDWPAPGGKTLKLELLEVEYQPEAAGDFDL; translated from the coding sequence ATGAGCACCAAGCCTTCCCTTATCCTCACCCGTTTGGATGTACAACGTCTGGAGCGTCTGCTCGATAGCCTCGACGAAAGTACCCCTGGCGTGCTCGCGCTCAGCGGCGAGCTCGACCGTGCCGAGCAGGTGGTAGGTCATGATGAGGTACCGGCAGGTGTGGTGACCATGAATTCGCGCGTGCATTGCCGCGAGCAAGCCAGTGGCAAGGACTACCACCTGACCTTGGTCTACCCCAAGGATGCCGGGCCAGACGGCAAGGTCTCGGTCCTGGCGCCCATCGGCTGTGCCTTGCTCGGGTTGTCGGTGGGTGAGCAGATCGACTGGCCGGCGCCAGGGGGCAAGACCCTCAAGCTGGAGTTGCTGGAAGTCGAGTACCAGCCGGAAGCGGCGGGCGATTTCGACCTTTAG
- a CDS encoding class I adenylate cyclase, with product MNCPDEIQLDLDNGIDRKQLATLRGRYLQINAGRLQRAMAGLPSRQQQVLTVLPVLFHVNHPLLPGYVSSMTPAGICDFEPSGDQVFEAQRLARAFSYKARDNTSARSIDGLFLIGSLGTLAQAEDSDIDVWVCHTSDLEHEALESLQRKCQLLETWAASQGADTHFFLIDTQAFAQGQRTGQLGTDDCGTTQHYLLLDEFYRTALWLAGRTPLWWLVPPDQECAYPAYAQALLAKRFVRPGEALDLGHLAQIPGHEFIGAGLWQLFKGIDAPHKSLLKLLLAEAYASEYPTVRCLSLDYKQAVFANQLDLDRLDPYVMVYRRIERYLIQRGELARLELVRRSLYLKVNGKLSEQGRAEGWQRRLLRSLTDAWGWGGAQLAMLDGRPGWGVHQVTLERRERVAELSRSYRFLVQFARAHDATSRADLRELSLLGRRLQAAFERRADKVEILQGDRACDLAEQTVTLAQSPSRRAPGSHPWALYSGNLHGHEMELANPIKRCWHLVELLVWAHCNGVIDSHTRLALHPGISDLKEPELQGLLASLQQLIVLPLLAVSEVRLLQPSAADDVLLLINVGIDPLPHHRELDILLTTERTDSLSYGGLRENLVLTVDQVTISSWNEVLVHRYDGEHALMRCLRDFINLPKQASGWPNVRAHCFAQHRAQAISQRVAELFQTARQLHEQEAPGRYLVQVAHQVHVLEWLGGKVVLTSLDDHDALLAFLGQARSTYSPVYLDANALADTDVGLVLEQARRDCVQVFYRLFDNWAELYVLDECNALWHERVPLQDEPHLLLPLQRFLASVLRRREAQVPYGARQAARLGIVYAQLLGSGSGRARGLEQRAAPDAGNAQPYYDVQAMLHADADGATHVTLFCEEQEFSELDHGPSLYGVVARKIIAQRRNAGQYRCYITDLDVSGLLDGHHATTQVHLNYKRTLEQALNEGLRQVLASQA from the coding sequence ATGAATTGTCCCGACGAGATCCAACTGGACCTGGACAACGGGATCGACCGTAAGCAGCTGGCCACCTTGCGCGGGCGCTATCTACAGATCAACGCAGGCCGCCTGCAGCGGGCAATGGCCGGTTTGCCCTCCCGCCAGCAGCAGGTGCTGACCGTGCTGCCAGTGCTGTTCCATGTGAACCATCCGTTATTGCCCGGCTATGTTTCGTCGATGACGCCGGCAGGGATCTGCGACTTCGAGCCAAGCGGCGACCAGGTATTCGAAGCCCAGCGCCTGGCACGTGCCTTCAGCTACAAAGCCCGCGACAACACCTCTGCACGGTCCATCGACGGGCTGTTTCTAATCGGCAGCCTGGGCACGCTTGCCCAGGCTGAGGACAGCGACATCGATGTGTGGGTATGCCATACCAGCGACCTGGAGCACGAAGCGTTGGAGTCACTGCAGCGTAAATGCCAGTTGCTGGAGACCTGGGCCGCGAGCCAGGGCGCCGATACGCATTTCTTCCTGATTGACACCCAGGCGTTCGCTCAAGGCCAGCGCACAGGCCAACTCGGCACCGACGATTGCGGCACCACGCAGCATTATCTTCTGCTGGACGAGTTCTACCGCACGGCCCTCTGGTTGGCAGGTCGGACGCCACTGTGGTGGTTGGTGCCGCCCGATCAGGAGTGCGCTTACCCGGCCTACGCCCAGGCCCTGCTGGCAAAGCGTTTCGTACGCCCTGGGGAAGCGCTCGATCTGGGCCACCTGGCGCAGATCCCAGGCCACGAATTCATTGGCGCCGGGCTTTGGCAGCTGTTCAAAGGTATCGATGCCCCTCACAAGTCCTTGCTCAAACTGCTGCTGGCCGAAGCCTATGCCAGCGAATACCCCACCGTGCGGTGCCTGAGCCTTGACTACAAGCAAGCGGTGTTCGCCAATCAGCTCGACCTTGACCGTCTCGATCCTTACGTCATGGTCTACCGACGGATCGAGCGCTACCTGATACAGCGCGGTGAGCTGGCTCGGTTGGAACTGGTGCGGCGCAGCTTGTACCTGAAAGTGAACGGCAAGCTCAGCGAACAGGGGCGCGCCGAGGGCTGGCAACGCCGCCTGCTGCGCAGCCTGACCGACGCATGGGGATGGGGAGGCGCGCAGCTGGCCATGCTCGATGGACGCCCTGGCTGGGGGGTGCACCAGGTTACCCTGGAGCGCCGCGAACGGGTGGCCGAGCTCAGCCGCAGCTACCGGTTTCTGGTGCAGTTCGCACGCGCTCACGACGCGACCAGCCGCGCTGACCTGCGCGAGCTCAGCTTGTTGGGGCGGCGCCTGCAAGCGGCATTCGAACGCCGTGCAGACAAGGTGGAAATCCTCCAGGGCGACCGTGCTTGCGACCTGGCCGAACAAACCGTGACGTTGGCCCAATCACCCAGCCGCAGAGCGCCAGGCAGCCACCCCTGGGCACTCTACAGCGGTAACCTGCATGGCCATGAGATGGAACTCGCCAACCCGATCAAGCGCTGCTGGCACCTTGTGGAACTGTTGGTCTGGGCCCATTGCAATGGCGTGATAGACAGCCACACACGACTGGCGCTTCATCCGGGCATCAGCGATCTGAAAGAGCCTGAATTGCAGGGCCTGCTCGCGAGCCTGCAGCAGCTCATCGTGTTGCCGCTGCTGGCCGTCAGCGAGGTGAGGCTATTGCAGCCAAGCGCTGCCGACGATGTGCTGTTGCTGATCAACGTGGGCATCGATCCCCTGCCCCACCACCGTGAACTGGATATCCTGCTGACCACTGAACGTACCGACTCGCTCAGCTACGGTGGCCTGCGGGAAAACCTGGTATTGACGGTGGACCAGGTCACGATCAGCTCCTGGAACGAGGTGCTGGTACACCGCTACGACGGCGAGCACGCGCTGATGCGATGCCTGCGCGACTTCATCAACCTGCCGAAACAGGCAAGCGGCTGGCCCAACGTGCGGGCGCACTGCTTTGCCCAGCACCGGGCGCAGGCCATCAGTCAGCGTGTCGCCGAGCTCTTCCAGACCGCGCGGCAGTTGCACGAACAGGAGGCCCCTGGCCGTTACCTGGTGCAAGTGGCGCACCAGGTTCATGTGCTGGAGTGGCTTGGGGGCAAGGTCGTCCTCACAAGCCTGGACGATCATGATGCGCTACTCGCGTTCCTGGGCCAGGCGCGCAGCACCTACAGCCCTGTGTATCTGGACGCCAATGCCCTGGCGGACACCGATGTGGGCCTTGTGCTCGAGCAAGCCCGCCGCGACTGCGTTCAGGTCTTCTATCGACTATTCGACAACTGGGCCGAGCTCTACGTGCTGGATGAATGCAACGCCTTGTGGCACGAGCGCGTGCCGTTGCAGGACGAACCTCATCTTCTGCTGCCGCTGCAACGCTTTCTGGCATCGGTCTTGCGACGACGCGAGGCGCAGGTGCCTTATGGTGCAAGGCAAGCAGCACGCCTGGGCATCGTGTACGCGCAGCTGCTCGGGTCTGGATCAGGCAGGGCACGGGGCCTGGAGCAGCGGGCGGCACCGGATGCGGGGAACGCGCAGCCCTACTACGACGTCCAGGCCATGCTTCACGCCGACGCCGACGGTGCCACGCACGTGACCTTGTTCTGCGAAGAGCAGGAGTTCTCCGAGCTCGACCATGGGCCGAGCCTGTATGGCGTTGTGGCCCGGAAAATCATCGCTCAACGGCGAAACGCGGGCCAGTATCGGTGCTACATCACCGATCTGGATGTTTCCGGGTTGCTCGATGGCCACCATGCCACGACGCAGGTCCACCTGAACTACAAACGGACGCTTGAGCAGGCCTTGAATGAGGGGCTACGGCAGGTGCTGGCGAGCCAGGCTTAG
- a CDS encoding DedA family protein, with product MLQQFLQDFGYFALFLGTFFEGETILVLAGFLAFRDYMDIKLVCLVAFMGSYAGDQLWYFMGRRHGRKILARKPRWQAMGDRALGHIRRHPDIWVLSFRFVYGLRTVMPVAIGLSGYPPRRYLLLNGIGAAIWAIALGAAAYHFGAILEGLLGNIKRYELWVLGALLVLGVGLWLHRRFRTLRAERRAARESQD from the coding sequence ATGCTCCAACAATTCCTGCAGGATTTCGGCTACTTTGCCCTTTTTCTAGGCACCTTCTTCGAAGGCGAGACCATTCTGGTCCTTGCAGGCTTTCTTGCGTTCCGCGATTACATGGACATCAAGCTGGTATGCCTGGTGGCATTCATGGGCAGCTATGCCGGTGATCAGCTGTGGTATTTCATGGGTCGTCGCCATGGACGCAAGATTCTGGCGCGCAAGCCCCGCTGGCAGGCAATGGGCGACCGCGCCCTGGGCCACATCCGTCGCCATCCCGATATCTGGGTGCTCAGCTTCCGCTTTGTTTACGGGCTTCGCACGGTAATGCCGGTCGCAATCGGCCTCTCGGGCTATCCGCCGCGGCGCTACCTGCTGCTCAACGGCATCGGGGCCGCGATCTGGGCCATCGCCCTGGGTGCTGCGGCCTATCATTTCGGCGCAATCCTCGAAGGCCTGCTGGGCAATATCAAGCGCTACGAACTGTGGGTACTCGGTGCCTTGCTGGTGCTTGGCGTAGGCCTGTGGCTGCACCGGCGCTTTCGTACGCTGCGGGCAGAGCGCCGGGCTGCGCGCGAGTCCCAGGACTGA
- a CDS encoding YaiI/YqxD family protein, producing MRVWIDADACPKAARDLIVKFALKRKFEVVMVAGQAVAKPAFGIVQLIVVPSGMDAADDYLVEHAVPGELVVCSDVPLADRLVKKGVAALDPRGREFDERNMGERLATRNLFTELREQGQSGGGQGPYGDREKQAFANALDRIITRLSVR from the coding sequence ATGCGTGTTTGGATCGATGCCGACGCGTGTCCAAAGGCCGCCAGGGACCTGATCGTCAAGTTCGCCCTCAAGCGCAAGTTCGAAGTGGTCATGGTCGCGGGTCAGGCGGTGGCCAAGCCAGCATTCGGCATCGTACAACTGATCGTGGTACCCAGCGGCATGGATGCGGCCGACGATTATCTCGTCGAGCATGCCGTGCCGGGTGAGTTGGTCGTCTGCAGCGACGTACCGCTGGCCGACCGGCTTGTGAAGAAAGGCGTAGCGGCGCTGGACCCGCGCGGGCGCGAGTTCGACGAGCGCAACATGGGCGAGCGCCTGGCTACGCGCAACCTGTTCACCGAACTGCGTGAACAGGGCCAGTCGGGCGGCGGGCAGGGGCCCTATGGGGATCGCGAAAAACAGGCGTTTGCCAATGCGCTGGACCGGATTATCACTCGGCTATCGGTGCGTTGA